The nucleotide sequence CTTTAGCAGCTAACCATAGATGTTATCAATTATTTACGGAGTTGGACGCTACCATATCATATATATCTAGTACAAAATATTTGTAACAATTTGCGTTATGGGAAATGTGTCAACTCCATCTGACTGCTTCATTAACCAATAGCTAAGCGAGATGAACTCAGTGATTACCAGTAGGTGATGGGGACTTGATGGTCCGTGCGCATAAATTCCCTAAGAGACCCCGGTTTAGGTCCTGAACCCACCCCATCATATTTGCTCCTCACCATCTCTCCAATGAGATTTGATGTTGCATGTCTCGTGAAATCCCTACGCTCATCCACAGTACAAGTGTGCTCCTCGTTCAACCTCTTAATTTGAAACCTCGGACATCCGGGCAACTTTGCAGCAGAAACCCTCCAGGGGCACTCAACACCCTTACATTCCAGAACCATTTTGCCAGGCTCAGATCGTCTACAGAGAAACTAAATTTCTTAGCCAAGGCATAGAGGGACATGTGGGTCTTGAATGCCGACCGATCCATGAATACCTGACCGACATACAGAAGTCTGGTCCCTCATCCTGCGAGCCTGATTCAAACAAGAAATATCATTTACCCAACTTTAGTAACATCTAACTAAAGTGCTTATACACCAAGTATAATAGTTAAATAATACCTTCATCCGTGGAGTCCTCTTCCAGAAGGGGGTCCGGGAAGTTGGGGTTTGGACGACAGCCCCTATGGTCGATGCGGGGTCTTTCCCTTTTCTGGCCAACATGGACTGCATCAGATACTTTCCCTTCCCCTTCGTAAGATATTCCAGTATTGTCGGCTTCCGTGGTTGCGGATCAACTACGGTCGTAGTTGCTATGTCAGGTCCAGCACATGTTTCTAGATTATTAACGGTTAAAGTAAAAACTTAGCACTCACCTATGGTTAGTGCCATACTGGGGCGATTGACTGGCGGAAGATTGTCTTCAGCAAGTCCTAGGATACCACCAGTACAGTGGGTTGGAACAACACCGGATGGAGCTGTAGAAGAGTCAGTCGAAGATTGTGTTCCTTCACTACTATCCACAGAGGTTACATGAGCTCGTTTGTTCATAGATAAGTTGTTCTTTGGCAAATATGCATACTCATCGTCAGTGCAAATATCCAACAGGAGCTGCTGGTTTGATGACTGCCATCCTTGTGCAAGCATTCCCTCCCAATAAGCAGCACTATCATGTAAGGGTCCGTGCAAATCGTGCAACGGCGTGGAGGATATGTGATTTCCAGCATTATAACCCTGACAACAGAACGTACTAGGAGGCACACTTCCCATTGAGCTGCCGATAACAGTATAGTTGTCCCTATTCTGGAAAAGATACCGTGCAACAATATCATTCCAATTGTCACCATTAGCCTTAGATCAGGCAGTTCAAGTCTGATCAACATGAACAAATCCACATCACCATCTTCTTTTACGTCACCTGGAGGTGTTGAGCCATCTCCAGAAACCTTCATCCATTTGGGGAACTCGTAGGTTAGAGCCACTGCTGTGTGTGCGTCAACACTGTAACGTGTGCGCACAAGATCCATCAAAGATGCATATGTCTGGCTCTCATGAACCATAACATCATAGTTCCTCTCTGTTGGATCTTCCAAGAACAGCCAACCAACAGTGCTAACTTGCTCCCACACACCGACGACCAGCTTAACAAGCTGACCCATCTTAAATGCGTTAACTGCAAAAGATAACATTAACTTTAGTGAAGGATACATTCCTTAAAAAAGTAAACTGTTAAACAAAAGCCTGACATAAAAGATTGGGGCTGCAAAGATCCAGAACAACTTTAATTCCTAAAGACAAAAGGAAAAGCGCAAACCTTAATCGAAGAGATAACGACTACTGTAAAAGGATATTTCCAACTTTCTGATACTCTCTTTAACAGTTCTCGTTCTCTCTCTACCAGAGCAAGTTGACATTTATGTCTCTGAGGGGTTGCTTTAAATAGCCAATCGAGAACCCTAAACGTTTGCGGATAACCCTTACATCCCGCCTTTCTCTGTTACAATCAAATCTTTTCACCGATTTTCCGAAGATTCAGATTTGGACCTCACACGCTTCACAACCATGAGGAGTGGCTGGGAAAGAGATAGGTGCAGACCTAAGTCGGAAACAGGAAGCTAAAAATGTACTCGAAGATATCACGCCGAATCCAACCGTACTCGGAGAGATATCGCTGAAGACAGCTGCTAACCCTAATCTCACTTGCGTGTCCTCACTTTAGGGGCATAATAGTCAAATGCAACACAAAGGTACAAAGTGGCCGAGGGTTTTTTTGGTTCGAGGGTAGATCCTTAGTTTCAAACCCAAAGTGGTATATTGGGCCTATATTCTCTTTTATTTATGAGGAAGAGTATCTCCGTATATGATCCTTTATTCATATCTAAACTAACATGGACTGAGAAAACACCTACCTCTACTTAGAAAATATGCTAATAAATAtccaaattcaaaatatttacatatggGATATAAATTTGTCATAAAAAATGACTCCTTATCTTTTCTGATAGACCATGTATTTTACCTACTATTAGTCTTGGTTTATAgtgttttaaaatacatttattattatatagagtctatttagagtatttatagGTCTATGTACTATTTGCAAggaaatgatgtatttggagctaTTTAGAGATCTTTTGAGCTTCGCTGGAAGCAAGAGATGGTCGACGGTCGCAtctcaatatcgaccgatagtcaccaccaaatatcgatcgatgtcaagtccctcgtatcgatcgattatgaAGCCATCCGagagttaatgacaaattagaagatttcaagtttcacaaaaatctcaataattacatcattagtccctggccgcctgttaggctatttattagggttttgtattttttagaggcagacttgcctagagacctttGAGACCTAGTTTGGAGGAACAAAAAGCCATCATTGAAAGAGAGAGCTGATGATTGGAGAGATATATCATCTActgcaaaacaaagaagatCTTGACCCCCTTGCTTTCATTATTTCTGTTACTTtgctatttaatttatttaagtattattcagaccatcataaccatgtgttccgtgaatatgtctgagtagtctttactgttagatttaggtttctcaaataggttgataaatgtaaTACTGACACAACAATTGCTAGgatgtttagaaatatagttcaATCATCTAGTTATGCAataaagctaagtttaggattgatcaccctttaaacttagatcctaggattaattgggatcaagccattgcttgactcaataccttGCTTGACTtaatacctgaaaataactagaatgatctaactgactagattcagacgagagttggtctagtgagttagagaatacaaatcaaacccgctcgtaaagctttctggaagaagtatcgatcgacacagcgatagccctgtcgatcgatattttaaaggtgtatcgatcgatattcacaaagaattatcgatcgacactttctcgcgaCCAAAATAACGAGAGTTGGGGTCCGAGatccagatttgaaaatcaaaagatTATAccttagtttgaattcaagaacaattaatattaataaactccTAATTTCCCAAATTAAGT is from Brassica napus cultivar Da-Ae unplaced genomic scaffold, Da-Ae ScsIHWf_2399;HRSCAF=3100, whole genome shotgun sequence and encodes:
- the LOC125600829 gene encoding uncharacterized protein LOC125600829; translated protein: MGSVPPSTFCCQGYNAGNHISSTPLHDLHGPLHDSAAYWEGMLAQGWQSSNQQLLLDICTDDEYAYLPKNNLSMNKRAHVTSVDSSEGTQSSTDSSTAPSGVVPTHCTGGILGLAEDNLPPVNRPSMALTIVDPQPRKPTILEYLTKGKGKYLMQSMLARKGKDPASTIGAVVQTPTSRTPFWKRTPRMKARRMRDQTSGVECPWRVSAAKLPGCPRFQIKRLNEEHTCTVDERRDFTRHATSNLIGEMVRSKYDGVGSGPKPGSLREFMRTDHQVPITYW